A genomic region of Chloroflexota bacterium contains the following coding sequences:
- a CDS encoding NAD(+)/NADH kinase — translation MRVGLLYQPHIAASVRHADRVRERLGDLGVDAWSSSSFEIVDEPDAIEGSDLLLTFGGDGTVLRAARTAAPFGVPCAGVNYGRIGFLTEFSGADLDVRLPDLVAGRYWIEPRLLIDWTHTGNGGAEARGIAAGDVVVGRGRIARVIEVEVRIDDAELTTYTADGVIVATPTGTTGYTQAAGGPILHPEVRELVVTPIAPFLTPANSIVVGRDVTIDIGVRTTHEATLSIDGQTQYLLDAGDRVVCRASKHIAQFARVQSRTYFYATLAEKLRWRVPHQLARPSNSES, via the coding sequence ATGCGCGTTGGATTGCTCTACCAGCCTCATATCGCGGCGTCTGTTCGCCACGCCGACCGCGTGCGCGAGCGGCTTGGAGACCTTGGCGTCGACGCGTGGTCCTCGTCGTCGTTCGAGATCGTCGACGAACCGGACGCGATCGAGGGCTCCGATCTCCTCCTGACCTTCGGCGGCGACGGCACGGTGCTGCGCGCCGCCCGCACCGCCGCCCCGTTCGGCGTGCCCTGCGCCGGCGTCAACTACGGTCGCATTGGGTTTCTCACCGAATTCAGCGGCGCCGACCTCGATGTCCGCTTGCCCGACCTCGTGGCGGGCCGCTATTGGATCGAGCCCCGCCTGCTCATCGACTGGACCCACACCGGCAACGGAGGCGCCGAGGCTCGCGGCATTGCCGCCGGTGACGTGGTGGTGGGTCGCGGACGCATCGCCCGGGTCATCGAGGTCGAGGTTCGCATCGACGACGCCGAGCTCACCACCTACACCGCCGACGGCGTGATCGTGGCGACGCCCACCGGCACTACCGGCTACACCCAGGCCGCCGGAGGGCCGATTTTGCATCCCGAGGTTCGCGAGCTTGTCGTCACCCCAATCGCGCCGTTTCTGACGCCGGCCAACTCGATCGTGGTGGGCCGGGACGTCACCATCGACATCGGCGTGCGCACCACCCACGAAGCCACGCTGTCGATCGACGGCCAAACGCAATACCTGCTGGACGCCGGCGATCGCGTGGTGTGCCGCGCATCCAAACACATCGCGCAATTCGCGCGGGTGCAGTCGCGCACCTATTTCTACGCCACGCTGGCGGAGAAGCTGCGCTGGCGGGTCCCCCATCAGCTGGCGCGTCCCTCAAACTCGGAATCCTAG